One segment of Gymnogyps californianus isolate 813 chromosome 23, ASM1813914v2, whole genome shotgun sequence DNA contains the following:
- the PLPBP gene encoding pyridoxal phosphate homeostasis protein isoform X2, which yields MWRAGMAAGDGLGPALRAVTEQVQQAAARRPQVRGAPGVQPRLVAVSKTKPAEMVIDAYSHGQRSFGENYVQELLEKASDSRILSSCPEIKWHFIGHLQKNNVNRLIAVPNLFMLETVDSVKLADRVNSSWQKKGSPQKLKVMVQVNTSGEDSKHGLPPGDTTAAVEHVINKCPSLEFVGLMTIGSIGHDLSKGPNPDFQMLLSLRQEVCEKLNLPIEKVELSMGMSTDFQHAIEVGSTNVRIGSTIFGERDYSNKAVGGKAPAETKGKTETLTVQGH from the exons aTGTGGAGAGCGGGCATGGCCGCCGGGGACGGGCTGGGCCCGGCGCTGCGGGCCGTCACCGAGCAGGTGCAGCAGGCGGCAGCGCGGAGGCCGCAGgtgaggg GGGCTCCCGGCGTGCAGCCGCGGCTGGTGGCCGTCAGCAAGACGAAGCCGGCAGAGATGGTGATCGACGCCTACAGCCACGGGCAGCGCAGCTTCGGGGAGAACTAC GTTCAAGAGTTGCTAGAAAAGGCATCAGACTCCAGA atTCTGTCGTCTTGTCCGGAGATTAAGTGGCATTTTATTGGccatctgcagaaaaataatgtcaACAGGTTGATCG CTGTCCCTAACCTGTTCATGTTGGAAACGGTGGATTCTGTGAAACTGGCAGACAGAGTCAACAGCTCATGGCAGAAAAAAGGGTCGCCTCAGAAGCTGAAGGTCATGGTGCAAGTTAACACGAGTGGAGAAGACA GTAAGCATGGCCTTCCTCCCGGAGACACCACGGCTGCTGTGGAGCATGTCATCAACAAGTGTCCAAGCCTGGAATTTGTGGGGCTGATGACGATCGGCAGCATCGGGCATGACCTTAGCAAGGGGCCAAATCCTGACTTCCAG ATGCTGCTATCCTTGCGGCAGGAAGTGTGTGAAAAGCTCAATCTCCCCATTGAGAAGGTGGAGCTGAGCATGGGCATGTCCACAGACTTCCAGCACGCA ATAGAGGTTGGATCCACAAACGTCAGGATTGGAAGCACTATTTTTGGAGAGCGAGATTATTCCAACAAAGCAGTCGGTGGCAAGGCCCCTGCTGAAACTAAAGGCAAAACGGAGACCTTGACAGTGCAGGGTCAttag
- the PLPBP gene encoding pyridoxal phosphate homeostasis protein isoform X1, whose product MWRAGMAAGDGLGPALRAVTEQVQQAAARRPQVRGAPGVQPRLVAVSKTKPAEMVIDAYSHGQRSFGENYVQELLEKASDSRILSSCPEIKWHFIGHLQKNNVNRLIAVPNLFMLETVDSVKLADRVNSSWQKKGSPQKLKVMVQVNTSGEDTWHKSPRFLPGKHGLPPGDTTAAVEHVINKCPSLEFVGLMTIGSIGHDLSKGPNPDFQMLLSLRQEVCEKLNLPIEKVELSMGMSTDFQHAIEVGSTNVRIGSTIFGERDYSNKAVGGKAPAETKGKTETLTVQGH is encoded by the exons aTGTGGAGAGCGGGCATGGCCGCCGGGGACGGGCTGGGCCCGGCGCTGCGGGCCGTCACCGAGCAGGTGCAGCAGGCGGCAGCGCGGAGGCCGCAGgtgaggg GGGCTCCCGGCGTGCAGCCGCGGCTGGTGGCCGTCAGCAAGACGAAGCCGGCAGAGATGGTGATCGACGCCTACAGCCACGGGCAGCGCAGCTTCGGGGAGAACTAC GTTCAAGAGTTGCTAGAAAAGGCATCAGACTCCAGA atTCTGTCGTCTTGTCCGGAGATTAAGTGGCATTTTATTGGccatctgcagaaaaataatgtcaACAGGTTGATCG CTGTCCCTAACCTGTTCATGTTGGAAACGGTGGATTCTGTGAAACTGGCAGACAGAGTCAACAGCTCATGGCAGAAAAAAGGGTCGCCTCAGAAGCTGAAGGTCATGGTGCAAGTTAACACGAGTGGAGAAGACA CTTGGCACAAATCTCCCCGCTTTTTGCCAGGTAAGCATGGCCTTCCTCCCGGAGACACCACGGCTGCTGTGGAGCATGTCATCAACAAGTGTCCAAGCCTGGAATTTGTGGGGCTGATGACGATCGGCAGCATCGGGCATGACCTTAGCAAGGGGCCAAATCCTGACTTCCAG ATGCTGCTATCCTTGCGGCAGGAAGTGTGTGAAAAGCTCAATCTCCCCATTGAGAAGGTGGAGCTGAGCATGGGCATGTCCACAGACTTCCAGCACGCA ATAGAGGTTGGATCCACAAACGTCAGGATTGGAAGCACTATTTTTGGAGAGCGAGATTATTCCAACAAAGCAGTCGGTGGCAAGGCCCCTGCTGAAACTAAAGGCAAAACGGAGACCTTGACAGTGCAGGGTCAttag